One window of Chamaesiphon minutus PCC 6605 genomic DNA carries:
- a CDS encoding CTP synthase gives MTKFVFVTGGVVSSIGKGIVAASLGRLLKSRNYSVSILKLDPYINVDPGTMSPYQHGEVFVTKDGAETDLDLGHYERFTDTSMSRLNSVTTGSIYQAVINKERRGDYNGGTVQVIPHITNEIKERIDRVAKDTNPDIVITEIGGTVGDIESLPFLEAIRQFRKEVGRRNVIYLHVALVPWISTAGEMKTKPTQHSVKELRSIGIQPDILVCRCIQPLPRGIKEKLSEFCDVPVESVINAPDASSIYEVPLIMEREGLAEQAIDLLQLEQRTPDLTQWQNLVDRMQTSTQEVKIALVGKYTQLGDAYLSVVEALKHSAIATGAKLEIVWVNSEDLESQGAAKYLADVQGVVVPGGFGIRGVEGKIAAIQYAREHQIPFLGLCLGMQAATIEWARNVANLDGAHSSEFDPDTPNPIIDLLPEQKDVVDLGGTMRLGLYACRVEEHTLAHKLYQQTAIYERHRHRYEFNNAYRNLFLNSGYRVSGTSPDTRLVEIIELPTHPFFIATQFHPEFQSTPSLPHPLFKGLMSAALARIVGTESHVEHYTVPELAVDRVD, from the coding sequence ATGACTAAGTTTGTATTCGTCACTGGTGGCGTAGTTTCGAGTATTGGCAAGGGCATTGTCGCAGCCAGCTTGGGACGACTGCTCAAATCGCGCAACTATTCAGTCTCGATCCTCAAACTCGATCCTTATATCAATGTCGATCCGGGTACCATGAGTCCCTACCAGCATGGGGAAGTATTCGTCACCAAAGATGGAGCCGAGACAGACTTAGACTTAGGACATTACGAGCGATTTACCGATACGTCCATGTCGCGGCTCAATAGCGTGACGACAGGTTCGATTTATCAAGCGGTAATTAATAAAGAACGGCGCGGCGACTACAATGGCGGTACAGTTCAAGTTATCCCGCATATTACCAACGAAATCAAAGAACGGATCGATCGAGTTGCTAAAGATACCAATCCCGATATTGTGATTACCGAAATCGGCGGTACCGTCGGCGATATCGAATCGCTCCCATTTCTCGAAGCCATCCGTCAATTCCGCAAAGAAGTCGGACGCCGGAATGTAATTTATCTCCATGTCGCCCTCGTACCGTGGATTTCGACTGCGGGTGAGATGAAAACTAAGCCGACGCAACACTCAGTTAAAGAATTAAGATCGATCGGGATTCAACCAGATATCTTAGTGTGTCGGTGCATCCAACCCTTACCGAGAGGAATTAAAGAAAAGCTCTCAGAATTTTGCGATGTACCTGTCGAGTCGGTAATTAATGCGCCGGATGCCAGCAGCATTTATGAAGTGCCCCTAATTATGGAACGGGAAGGACTCGCCGAGCAAGCGATCGATCTGCTCCAGCTCGAACAGCGTACCCCCGATCTGACTCAGTGGCAAAATTTAGTCGATCGAATGCAGACATCGACTCAGGAAGTTAAAATCGCCTTGGTGGGTAAATACACCCAACTCGGAGATGCTTATCTGTCGGTAGTTGAAGCTCTCAAGCATAGCGCGATCGCGACAGGTGCGAAACTAGAAATCGTCTGGGTAAACTCTGAAGATTTAGAGAGCCAGGGTGCGGCTAAATACCTCGCAGACGTGCAAGGGGTCGTCGTCCCTGGTGGGTTCGGCATTCGTGGCGTAGAGGGCAAAATTGCCGCCATTCAGTACGCACGCGAGCATCAGATCCCGTTCCTGGGATTGTGTTTGGGAATGCAAGCAGCAACGATCGAATGGGCGCGCAATGTGGCTAACCTCGATGGTGCTCATAGTTCGGAATTCGATCCCGATACGCCTAATCCAATTATCGACTTATTACCCGAACAAAAAGATGTCGTCGATCTCGGCGGGACGATGCGTCTGGGCTTATACGCCTGTCGGGTGGAAGAACATACCCTCGCCCACAAACTCTATCAACAAACCGCGATCTACGAACGCCATCGCCATCGATATGAGTTTAATAACGCCTACCGCAATCTATTTCTCAACAGTGGCTATCGCGTCAGCGGGACATCCCCCGATACTCGCCTCGTCGAAATTATCGAACTCCCCACGCACCCGTTCTTTATCGCGACCCAGTTTCACCCAGAATTTCAGTCTACGCCAAGCTTACCGCATCCCTTATTTAAAGGGTTGATGTCCGCCGCTCTGGCAAGAATCGTCGGGACAGAGTCTCACGTCGAGCATTATACTGTTCCAGAATTGGCAGTCGATCGGGTAGATTAG
- a CDS encoding orange carotenoid protein N-terminal domain-containing protein, whose translation MTTSISNIQPEMTSAFTALDTDQQLALLWFIYKEIGKSITPAAPGASTAAPTIAEGLFKQVAEMSHEEQLQIQRDLVEGKNSLISREYGALSDTTKLLFWYLLAQGMDRTEIIPMPADYQMSEEATQCMTKLQAMEHSEQITVLRNLVANMGADPETSAHDEATGL comes from the coding sequence GTGACAACAAGTATTTCTAATATTCAGCCGGAAATGACTTCTGCATTTACCGCTTTAGACACAGACCAACAGCTTGCATTATTGTGGTTTATATATAAGGAAATTGGCAAATCAATTACACCTGCTGCACCCGGAGCTAGTACCGCAGCACCAACGATTGCCGAAGGCTTGTTCAAACAAGTAGCCGAAATGAGCCACGAAGAGCAATTGCAAATCCAACGGGATTTGGTAGAAGGCAAAAATAGCTTAATTAGTCGGGAATATGGCGCGCTCAGCGATACTACTAAATTACTATTTTGGTATTTACTCGCCCAAGGTATGGATCGGACTGAAATTATCCCCATGCCAGCCGACTATCAAATGTCAGAGGAAGCGACTCAATGCATGACTAAACTTCAAGCAATGGAGCATTCAGAGCAAATAACAGTTTTACGCAATTTAGTAGCAAATATGGGTGCCGATCCTGAGACTAGTGCTCACGATGAGGCAACAGGTTTATAA
- a CDS encoding transposase: protein MGHKVEHICRVYEQAPQRALTGEVTLSLDEMTGIQALERTMPNIPMKPGQCERVEFEYTRHGTQSLIASFDVATGRIALASVGATRTEADFAEHVTRSLAQYPTAAKYHLVMDCLNTHQSETLVRLVAGLETTPQELGVKGQSGILKSMETRAQFLADPNHRLVIHYTPKHCSWMNQIEIWFGILVRKLLRRGSFTSTNHLKARIHEFVDYFNITMAKPFKWTYKGKPLTS from the coding sequence TTGGGGCACAAAGTTGAACACATCTGTCGTGTCTACGAACAAGCACCCCAACGTGCGCTGACAGGAGAAGTCACCCTCAGCCTGGACGAAATGACTGGGATTCAAGCACTGGAGAGAACTATGCCAAATATTCCGATGAAACCAGGACAGTGCGAACGTGTAGAGTTTGAATATACTCGACACGGAACTCAATCATTAATTGCCAGTTTCGATGTGGCAACTGGTCGAATTGCGTTGGCCAGTGTGGGCGCAACTCGAACCGAAGCTGATTTCGCCGAGCATGTCACCCGTTCCTTAGCACAATATCCCACTGCCGCAAAATACCATTTGGTCATGGATTGTCTCAATACCCATCAATCCGAGACGCTGGTTAGGCTGGTGGCCGGATTAGAGACAACTCCACAGGAGCTGGGTGTTAAAGGTCAGTCGGGGATTTTGAAGTCAATGGAGACGCGAGCGCAATTTTTAGCCGACCCAAACCATCGGCTAGTGATTCATTACACGCCCAAACATTGTTCTTGGATGAATCAGATTGAGATCTGGTTTGGGATTCTAGTACGGAAATTGTTACGACGCGGTAGCTTTACCAGTACAAATCACTTGAAAGCCCGGATCCATGAGTTTGTGGACTACTTTAACATTACGATGGCCAAACCCTTCAAATGGACTTACAAGGGTAAACCTCTAACCTCTTAG
- a CDS encoding aspartate kinase, with protein sequence MALIVQKYGGTSVGDPERIQAVARRVVDTVNAGNDLVVVVSAMGKTTDGLVKLAHELSSQPSRREMDMLLATGEQVTIALLSIAIQELGQPAISLTGAQVGIETEAEHTRARILEIAPDRVKRHLQEGKVVVVAGFQGVSATGDRDITTLGRGGSDTSAVALAAALKASACEIYTDVPGILTTDPRIVPEAKLLTEITADEMLELASLGAKVLHPRAVEIAKNYGVPLVVRSSWTDDPGTWVISPVPAPRPLTGLEIARAVDAVGFTTDQARIALLQVPDRAGIAGQLFGALAREQVDVDLIVQSIHEGNTNDIAFTVHKQAIGRAQAVAEAISPVLHDNFIPSHDGILVADDIAKVSISGAGMIGRPGVAAQMFRILADAGINIQMISTSEIKVSCTIASEDCDRAIAALCQHFEISTSANESQIPPVAAPSVRGVALDRDRARLAILQVPDRPGMAAELFGILAANNISLDAIIQSQRTRIIEGVATRDIACTVAQNDAADAKRVLEASATRLGCGSVVVDESIAKVSIVGAGMVSNPGVAAKMFDALAAAGINIQMISTSEIKISCVVARSQGIDALKTVHRAFGLG encoded by the coding sequence ATGGCATTAATCGTCCAAAAATATGGGGGAACATCAGTTGGTGACCCAGAGCGGATTCAAGCAGTCGCTCGGCGAGTGGTAGATACAGTCAACGCTGGCAACGATCTAGTCGTCGTCGTTTCGGCGATGGGCAAAACCACCGATGGCTTAGTCAAACTAGCACATGAGTTATCCAGCCAACCGTCCCGCCGCGAGATGGATATGCTGCTAGCCACAGGCGAACAAGTGACGATCGCATTATTGAGTATTGCCATCCAAGAATTGGGACAACCCGCAATCTCCCTCACTGGCGCGCAAGTAGGGATCGAAACCGAAGCCGAGCATACCCGCGCGCGGATTTTGGAGATCGCACCCGATCGCGTCAAACGGCACCTCCAAGAGGGTAAAGTCGTCGTCGTGGCTGGATTTCAGGGCGTTAGTGCTACAGGCGATCGCGATATTACCACGTTGGGTAGAGGCGGTTCGGATACATCCGCCGTTGCCCTCGCTGCTGCCCTCAAAGCTAGTGCTTGTGAGATTTATACTGATGTTCCCGGCATTTTGACGACCGACCCCCGCATCGTTCCAGAAGCCAAATTACTGACCGAAATTACCGCCGATGAAATGCTCGAACTCGCCAGCTTAGGCGCGAAAGTATTGCACCCCCGCGCGGTAGAAATTGCCAAAAATTATGGCGTCCCGTTAGTAGTACGATCTAGTTGGACTGACGACCCTGGCACCTGGGTAATCTCGCCAGTACCTGCGCCCCGTCCCCTTACGGGTTTGGAAATCGCGCGAGCTGTCGATGCCGTCGGATTTACCACCGACCAAGCTAGGATCGCGTTATTGCAAGTACCCGATCGCGCGGGGATTGCCGGACAATTATTTGGCGCACTCGCTCGCGAACAAGTAGATGTCGATCTGATCGTCCAATCGATCCACGAAGGTAACACCAATGACATCGCCTTTACCGTCCACAAACAAGCAATCGGACGCGCCCAGGCGGTCGCTGAAGCCATCTCGCCTGTGCTTCATGACAACTTTATCCCCAGCCACGATGGCATCCTCGTAGCGGACGATATTGCCAAGGTCAGCATCTCCGGCGCGGGGATGATCGGTAGACCTGGAGTAGCCGCCCAAATGTTTAGAATCCTCGCCGATGCGGGCATTAATATCCAAATGATTTCGACTTCCGAAATCAAAGTCAGTTGTACGATCGCCTCGGAAGATTGCGATCGAGCCATTGCCGCACTCTGTCAGCACTTTGAGATTTCCACCTCTGCCAATGAAAGTCAGATCCCACCAGTTGCCGCCCCCTCAGTACGCGGCGTCGCCCTCGATCGCGATCGTGCGAGATTAGCTATACTGCAAGTACCGGATCGTCCCGGTATGGCAGCAGAGTTATTTGGCATCTTGGCCGCAAATAATATCAGCCTAGATGCGATCATCCAATCCCAACGCACCCGCATTATCGAAGGTGTCGCCACGCGAGATATTGCCTGCACCGTCGCCCAAAACGATGCCGCCGATGCCAAACGCGTCCTCGAAGCTTCCGCTACCCGATTGGGGTGTGGATCTGTCGTCGTCGATGAATCGATCGCTAAAGTCAGTATCGTCGGCGCGGGCATGGTTAGCAATCCTGGCGTCGCCGCCAAAATGTTCGATGCCCTCGCCGCAGCCGGAATTAATATTCAAATGATTTCCACATCTGAAATTAAAATTAGCTGCGTTGTCGCTCGATCTCAAGGCATCGACGCGCTTAAGACCGTTCATCGGGCGTTTGGGTTGGGATAG
- a CDS encoding ATP-binding cassette domain-containing protein has product MPQSSEIAVEFRDVGFDIVGEASAREHRRKILAGLNLSIYKGETIVLLGRSGSGKTTMLRLINHLAIPTTGVVLVNDRSTADWDTIKLRRRIGYAIQDIGLFPHFNVSENIGLVPSLEQWQTPRIEARVYELLNLVGLEPEVFARRYPHQLSGGQRQRVGVARALAADPPILLMDEPFGALDPITRLELQRQFQYLQRQLGKTVVFVTHDIQEAFLLGTRIGLMYEGNLVVLGTKDELLQSQHPEARAFIACLNAWEQGNKI; this is encoded by the coding sequence ATGCCCCAATCGTCAGAAATTGCTGTTGAATTTCGGGATGTCGGTTTTGATATCGTCGGAGAAGCCTCTGCACGGGAGCATCGGCGCAAGATTTTAGCTGGCTTGAATCTGAGCATTTATAAAGGGGAAACGATCGTGTTGTTGGGGCGCAGTGGTAGCGGCAAAACTACGATGCTCAGGTTAATCAATCACCTCGCGATTCCGACTACTGGCGTAGTATTAGTCAACGATCGATCGACTGCCGATTGGGATACGATTAAACTCAGACGCAGAATCGGTTATGCGATTCAGGATATTGGTTTGTTTCCGCACTTTAATGTCAGTGAAAACATTGGATTGGTACCTTCATTAGAGCAGTGGCAAACACCGCGCATTGAGGCACGAGTTTATGAGCTATTAAACTTGGTGGGATTGGAACCAGAAGTATTCGCACGACGCTATCCCCATCAGCTTTCAGGGGGGCAACGTCAGCGGGTGGGTGTGGCGAGAGCTTTAGCTGCCGATCCGCCGATTTTATTGATGGACGAACCTTTTGGCGCGCTCGATCCGATTACGCGGTTGGAACTTCAACGACAGTTTCAATATTTACAACGACAATTAGGTAAGACGGTTGTCTTTGTCACTCACGATATTCAAGAGGCTTTTTTGTTGGGAACGCGAATCGGTTTGATGTATGAAGGTAATCTGGTGGTATTAGGAACGAAGGACGAATTGTTACAATCTCAACATCCAGAAGCACGAGCTTTTATTGCTTGTTTGAATGCCTGGGAACAGGGGAATAAAATTTAG
- a CDS encoding J domain-containing protein encodes MNPYQILGISPHASLAQIKSAYRQAAAINHPDRGGTHAAMVAINDAYDRLTHHLAPNNPHFNQSAPPPTSLSDWFVVYQGLLSIVERRGYKHGWITYRLIELQPPLEIWELHGQVMGYRAGFARYHWEKQ; translated from the coding sequence ATGAATCCCTATCAAATTCTCGGCATATCGCCCCACGCATCTCTAGCTCAAATCAAATCAGCCTACCGCCAAGCTGCTGCAATCAATCATCCAGATCGCGGTGGTACTCACGCCGCCATGGTGGCGATTAATGATGCCTACGATCGACTAACCCATCATCTGGCACCTAATAATCCCCACTTTAATCAATCCGCTCCACCCCCAACATCACTCAGCGACTGGTTTGTTGTCTATCAGGGCTTGCTATCGATCGTGGAACGTCGCGGCTACAAACACGGCTGGATTACATACCGACTCATCGAACTCCAACCCCCACTAGAAATCTGGGAACTACACGGGCAAGTCATGGGTTATCGGGCTGGATTTGCCCGATACCACTGGGAAAAACAGTAG
- a CDS encoding helix-turn-helix domain-containing protein, producing MPRLSAALITLNEVEQAELQQLLKRKKTPQQIALRAKIIVLAAQGKSHGEIAETLEISKDMSRLWRNRWLELKDRQLPAIERLMDAVRPGAPATFTLEQITQLYAIACAPPEQYGRPISQWTSRELAAELIKQGIVASISQRHVGRLLAEAELKPHQSSYWLHPPPTQNWGTKLNTSVVSTNKHPNVR from the coding sequence ATGCCAAGATTATCCGCTGCCCTAATTACACTCAATGAAGTAGAACAAGCCGAACTACAACAACTACTCAAGCGCAAGAAAACGCCACAACAAATCGCACTCCGAGCCAAAATCATCGTCTTGGCAGCCCAAGGGAAAAGTCACGGTGAGATTGCTGAGACATTAGAAATTAGCAAGGATATGAGTAGATTATGGCGAAACAGATGGTTGGAGTTGAAGGATCGACAACTGCCAGCCATCGAGCGGCTGATGGATGCCGTGCGACCAGGTGCGCCAGCCACCTTCACCCTCGAACAAATCACACAACTATACGCCATCGCATGTGCCCCGCCCGAACAGTACGGCCGTCCCATCAGTCAGTGGACGAGCAGAGAATTAGCCGCCGAACTGATAAAACAGGGCATCGTCGCATCGATTAGCCAGCGACATGTGGGCAGACTCCTAGCTGAAGCCGAACTCAAACCCCACCAGAGTAGTTACTGGTTGCATCCCCCCCCGACCCAGAATTGGGGCACAAAGTTGAACACATCTGTCGTGTCTACGAACAAGCACCCCAACGTGCGCTGA
- a CDS encoding Uma2 family endonuclease, which translates to MSIATTKRITIEEYLTYEDGTDNRYELVDGELVEMSLGTGEHGDISEFLNDRFKAEIKRVGLNWVSKDMKIGIQSPRGTRWETARVPDVVVLTLEQWNGLRKRESLIPLNEPPPLLVVEVVSPSTATVDYRAKHSEYAVLDIPEYWIVDPIDLKVTICVLKDGAYSDTVFVGDLAIISPTFPELGLTAIEVMSAGSGVSG; encoded by the coding sequence ATGTCAATCGCCACGACAAAACGCATCACGATTGAGGAGTACCTCACTTATGAAGATGGTACGGATAATCGCTATGAGCTGGTGGATGGGGAGTTGGTTGAGATGTCATTAGGAACGGGAGAACATGGCGATATTAGTGAATTTCTCAACGATCGATTCAAGGCTGAAATCAAACGGGTAGGGCTGAATTGGGTTTCTAAAGACATGAAGATTGGGATTCAGTCGCCAAGGGGCACGCGGTGGGAAACCGCACGAGTGCCAGATGTCGTGGTGCTAACTTTAGAACAGTGGAATGGCTTGAGAAAACGGGAATCTTTAATTCCACTAAATGAACCCCCGCCATTATTGGTGGTAGAGGTGGTGAGTCCTTCGACGGCAACAGTGGACTATCGAGCCAAGCATAGCGAATATGCGGTCTTAGATATTCCAGAATATTGGATTGTCGATCCGATCGATCTTAAAGTAACTATTTGTGTCCTAAAGGATGGAGCTTATAGTGATACTGTGTTTGTTGGCGATCTTGCGATTATTTCTCCAACGTTTCCAGAGTTAGGTTTGACTGCGATCGAAGTGATGAGTGCTGGCAGTGGAGTCAGCGGTTGA
- the rimI gene encoding ribosomal protein S18-alanine N-acetyltransferase: MGLDVTINSISVAEIDSIVILDRLCFGGLWSIDSYRRELTNENSHFIGVSIDKSLAPDTSGIVGFGCFWAILDEAHITLLGIHPQYQRQGLGQMLLSALIDKARSIQMARATLEVRNSNHGAIHLYEKNGFQTVGRRKKYYQDTGEDGIIMWRGGLQDPNFRHIVV; encoded by the coding sequence GTGGGTTTAGATGTAACTATTAACTCAATATCGGTCGCAGAGATCGACTCGATCGTTATCCTCGATCGCTTATGCTTTGGAGGATTATGGTCGATCGATAGTTATCGGCGCGAATTGACCAATGAAAATAGCCATTTTATCGGCGTATCGATCGATAAAAGCTTAGCACCAGACACATCCGGAATCGTCGGTTTCGGATGCTTCTGGGCGATTTTAGATGAAGCTCATATCACCTTACTGGGCATCCATCCCCAGTATCAACGCCAAGGACTGGGACAAATGCTCCTGAGTGCCTTAATCGACAAAGCTCGATCGATCCAGATGGCGCGCGCGACGCTAGAAGTCCGCAATTCCAATCATGGAGCCATTCACCTCTACGAAAAAAACGGCTTCCAAACAGTCGGACGCCGTAAGAAATACTACCAAGATACTGGCGAAGACGGCATCATCATGTGGCGCGGCGGTTTACAAGACCCTAATTTTAGGCACATTGTTGTTTGA
- a CDS encoding glycine betaine ABC transporter substrate-binding protein — translation MFSNEDVAEIILRSGEHLILVTIAMIVAIAIGIPLGIAITRYPKFAQPILGVANALQTIPSLAIFGFLISVPFLGGIGKNPAIVALTLYALLPLIRNTYVGINSVDRAIREAGRGMGMTDWQLLTQVEIPLASGAILAGIRVATAISVGVATIAAAIGGGGLGVFIFRGLATLDNRLILMGAVPAAAIALGADLALGWIERRLREQPLRRGKLDRKYAIGGGILALLIAGLVGINYFQAPPTIAIGSKNFTEQVILGELLAQQIEMHTNINVDRQLNLGGAFICHEAVKAGKIAGYVEYTGTSLIQILKQAPIKDPQVVLDTVKQAYDRQFQLEVMSPLGFENTFAFIIRNEDAQRLQIKTLSEAAKYTPQMRGGFGYEFLERQDGYPALAKTYGLKFAKIQQMEFSLMYPAIEKKSVDLIAANSTDGLIPVLNLTILEDDKKYFPPYQAVPIFNRATLKKYPQIQPVIDKLAGKISTQDIQQMNYQVDNKSRPVDRVVREWLKSKNLT, via the coding sequence TTGTTTTCAAATGAAGATGTTGCAGAGATAATTTTACGCAGCGGCGAACACTTAATTTTAGTGACGATCGCGATGATAGTAGCGATCGCGATCGGGATTCCCTTGGGGATTGCGATTACTCGCTATCCTAAGTTTGCTCAACCTATTCTTGGCGTCGCTAATGCGCTCCAAACTATTCCGAGTTTGGCAATTTTTGGCTTTCTAATTTCTGTACCATTTCTGGGCGGGATTGGTAAGAATCCGGCGATCGTCGCGCTAACTCTGTACGCACTACTTCCATTAATTCGCAATACTTATGTCGGCATAAATAGTGTCGATCGAGCGATTAGAGAAGCGGGAAGGGGGATGGGAATGACCGATTGGCAATTGCTAACTCAGGTAGAGATTCCGCTCGCTTCAGGAGCAATTTTGGCGGGGATTAGAGTAGCAACGGCGATCTCCGTCGGCGTCGCCACGATCGCGGCGGCGATTGGTGGCGGTGGTTTGGGGGTATTTATTTTTCGGGGATTGGCAACACTCGACAATCGCCTGATTTTGATGGGTGCAGTACCCGCAGCAGCGATCGCTTTGGGCGCAGATTTGGCTCTAGGATGGATAGAGCGGCGACTTAGGGAACAACCACTACGCCGAGGTAAACTCGATCGAAAATATGCGATCGGGGGTGGCATACTGGCATTACTAATTGCTGGATTAGTTGGAATTAATTATTTCCAGGCACCGCCGACAATTGCGATTGGCTCTAAAAATTTTACCGAGCAGGTGATTCTTGGCGAATTACTCGCCCAACAGATTGAAATGCATACAAATATTAATGTCGATCGACAATTAAATTTAGGCGGTGCTTTTATCTGTCACGAAGCAGTCAAAGCCGGAAAAATTGCAGGCTACGTCGAATATACAGGTACCTCGCTCATCCAAATCTTAAAACAAGCCCCAATTAAAGATCCGCAGGTAGTACTCGATACCGTCAAACAAGCCTACGATCGCCAGTTTCAACTCGAAGTCATGTCACCGCTGGGATTTGAGAATACTTTTGCCTTCATCATCCGCAATGAAGATGCCCAACGGTTGCAAATTAAGACGCTTTCGGAAGCTGCTAAATATACGCCCCAGATGCGCGGTGGATTTGGCTATGAATTTCTAGAACGTCAAGATGGTTATCCAGCTTTAGCCAAGACTTACGGTTTAAAATTCGCCAAAATTCAACAGATGGAATTTAGCCTAATGTATCCCGCGATCGAGAAAAAGAGCGTCGATCTAATTGCGGCAAACTCCACCGATGGATTAATCCCAGTGCTAAATTTAACGATTTTAGAAGATGATAAAAAGTATTTTCCGCCCTATCAAGCCGTACCAATTTTTAATCGAGCGACGCTGAAAAAGTACCCCCAGATACAGCCAGTTATCGATAAATTAGCCGGAAAGATTTCGACTCAAGATATCCAGCAGATGAATTATCAAGTGGATAATAAATCTCGTCCTGTCGATCGAGTCGTGCGAGAGTGGCTCAAGTCTAAAAATTTGACTTAG
- a CDS encoding pirin family protein, whose protein sequence is MKYICLDLSTAIMADLFEHLIEPHIQDLGGFQARRLLPAETLTMVGPFIFFDHLGPAVFPPGKAVDVRPHPHINLATVTYLFEGALMHRDSLGSVREIRPGAVNWMTAGRGIVHSERTPDDLRSQEATLHGIQTWLALPAESEETEPSFEHYPASDLPRWETEGVSFTLIAGTALERTSPVQTFSPTIYLDVQLASGAKFTLPSNYSEQAIYTVTPGLQIDGTPIEQHRLAMLKPGSAVTISAEKAARCMVIGGEPVGSRIKWWNFVSSRPERIEQAKQDWQQAKFARVPGETEFIPLPEEPRLEQPL, encoded by the coding sequence ATGAAATATATTTGTCTCGATCTCTCCACAGCAATTATGGCCGATCTCTTCGAGCATCTTATCGAACCTCACATTCAAGACTTGGGCGGATTTCAAGCCCGTCGCTTATTGCCTGCCGAAACACTGACGATGGTCGGCCCATTTATCTTTTTCGACCATCTCGGCCCAGCCGTATTTCCACCAGGTAAAGCTGTCGATGTGCGACCGCATCCGCATATTAATTTGGCGACAGTTACTTATCTATTCGAGGGTGCCTTAATGCATCGCGATAGCCTCGGTAGCGTTCGCGAAATTCGTCCGGGTGCGGTCAACTGGATGACAGCCGGACGCGGTATCGTTCACTCAGAGCGGACGCCAGATGACCTGCGGAGCCAAGAAGCGACGCTCCATGGGATTCAAACTTGGCTCGCGTTGCCCGCCGAATCTGAAGAAACCGAACCCTCGTTCGAGCACTATCCCGCCAGCGATTTACCCAGATGGGAGACTGAGGGAGTATCATTTACACTGATTGCTGGCACGGCATTGGAGCGGACTTCCCCCGTGCAGACATTTTCGCCAACGATCTATCTCGATGTGCAACTTGCCTCGGGAGCGAAATTTACGTTACCAAGCAACTATTCAGAGCAAGCTATCTATACCGTGACCCCAGGACTCCAAATCGATGGTACGCCCATCGAACAGCATCGCTTAGCTATGCTCAAGCCAGGATCGGCGGTGACTATTTCTGCCGAAAAGGCAGCTCGGTGTATGGTTATCGGCGGCGAACCCGTCGGCTCTCGCATTAAGTGGTGGAATTTTGTCTCTAGTCGTCCCGAACGAATCGAGCAAGCCAAGCAAGATTGGCAACAAGCCAAATTCGCTCGAGTCCCAGGGGAAACCGAATTTATTCCTTTGCCCGAAGAACCGCGTTTGGAACAGCCGCTTTGA